In Marinicauda algicola, one DNA window encodes the following:
- a CDS encoding response regulator transcription factor yields MRLLIIEDDKDVASFMARGMREAGHVIDAAHDGETGLEMARDGGYDVLIVDRMLPRRDGLSVIETLRGEGDRTPVLILSALGEVDDRVEGLKAGGDDYLVKPYAFAELLARVEVLARRRDPDTVKTRLSVGGLEMDLLARTVKRDGEEILLQPREFRLLEFLMRHAGQVVTRTMLLEKVWDYHFDPQTNVIDVHISRLRSKIDKPFEADMLHTVRGAGYRLSAP; encoded by the coding sequence ATGCGCCTTCTGATCATCGAGGACGACAAGGACGTCGCCTCATTCATGGCCCGCGGCATGCGCGAGGCGGGCCATGTCATCGACGCCGCCCATGACGGCGAGACCGGGCTCGAGATGGCCCGCGACGGCGGCTACGACGTGCTGATCGTCGACCGCATGCTGCCCAGGCGCGACGGGCTCTCGGTCATCGAGACCCTGCGCGGGGAGGGCGACCGCACGCCGGTGCTCATCCTCTCCGCGCTCGGCGAGGTCGACGACCGGGTGGAGGGCCTGAAGGCCGGGGGCGACGACTATCTCGTCAAGCCCTACGCCTTCGCCGAGCTGCTCGCCCGCGTCGAGGTGCTGGCCCGGCGCCGCGATCCGGACACGGTGAAGACCAGGCTGTCCGTCGGCGGCCTCGAAATGGACCTGCTCGCGCGCACCGTGAAGCGCGACGGCGAGGAGATCCTCCTGCAGCCGCGCGAATTCCGCCTGCTGGAATTCCTGATGCGCCATGCCGGCCAGGTGGTGACGCGCACCATGCTGCTGGAGAAGGTCTGGGACTATCATTTCGACCCCCAGACCAACGTCATCGACGTGCATATCTCCCGCCTGCGCTCGAAGATCGACAAGCCGTTCGAGGCGGACATGCTCCACACCGTGCGCGGTGCGGGCTATCGTCTCTCCGCGCCCTGA